A portion of the Ralstonia nicotianae genome contains these proteins:
- a CDS encoding DUF2147 domain-containing protein — protein MKASLVLGRSSVSMMLFVMSLFFTVVTHAQQLPADEIIGAWEAEDGSVKLDMYKAGPEFEARLLYGNQVVESDNATFKLDTKNPNPALRSRSLKNVVFLSGLRWEDGQWTGGSLYDGASGRTYTCKVTIKDGKMHLRGYLGISALGQTKVFHRVRG, from the coding sequence ATGAAGGCGAGCTTGGTATTAGGACGATCGAGTGTGTCCATGATGCTCTTCGTTATGAGCCTGTTCTTCACAGTAGTCACGCATGCCCAGCAGTTGCCTGCCGACGAGATCATCGGGGCGTGGGAAGCCGAGGATGGAAGCGTGAAGCTCGACATGTACAAGGCAGGGCCGGAATTCGAGGCACGTCTCCTGTATGGCAACCAGGTCGTGGAATCTGACAATGCCACGTTCAAGCTGGACACGAAGAATCCTAATCCCGCGCTGCGTTCCCGCTCGCTGAAAAACGTCGTGTTTCTCTCGGGTCTTCGCTGGGAGGATGGCCAATGGACCGGTGGATCACTCTATGACGGCGCCTCCGGTCGCACGTACACCTGCAAGGTGACAATCAAGGACGGGAAGATGCACTTGCGTGGGTACCTCGGGATATCCGCCCTAGGACAAACCAAGGTATTCCATCGTGTGAGGGGGTGA
- a CDS encoding oxidoreductase has product MSDRRKKTALVTGASSGMGKEIAKRLLADGFQVYVAARSVDKMSDIADLGAIPVRMDISKDEEITAAVDTMLRAVGRVDVLVNNAGFGLYGPIEEVGIDEARYQFEVNVFGAARLTQLLLPAMRKSGAGTIVNITSMGGKIYTLLGGWYHATKHALEGWSDCLRLELAPFGINVVVVEPGLIETGFGDVVADGLLKRSGNGAYAKLTHAVAKATKDAYGQGRGTDPSVIAGIVSKAVAAKQPRTRYVAGKYAKPMILIRSWLGDRLFDRMIMSQMR; this is encoded by the coding sequence ATGTCTGACAGACGAAAGAAGACGGCGCTCGTGACTGGCGCATCCTCTGGTATGGGCAAGGAAATCGCGAAGCGCCTGCTTGCAGACGGTTTTCAGGTCTACGTTGCGGCGCGCAGCGTGGACAAGATGAGCGACATCGCGGATCTTGGGGCAATACCTGTGCGCATGGACATCTCGAAGGATGAGGAGATCACGGCGGCAGTCGATACCATGCTTCGGGCAGTAGGCCGTGTGGACGTGCTGGTGAACAACGCCGGTTTCGGGTTGTATGGCCCGATTGAGGAGGTTGGCATTGACGAGGCTCGATACCAGTTCGAGGTCAACGTCTTCGGTGCCGCCCGCCTGACGCAACTCCTGCTCCCAGCGATGCGGAAGAGCGGTGCGGGGACGATCGTGAACATCACGTCGATGGGCGGCAAGATCTACACGTTGCTTGGGGGCTGGTATCACGCGACCAAGCATGCGCTTGAGGGCTGGTCGGATTGTCTGCGGCTCGAGCTCGCGCCCTTTGGTATCAATGTCGTGGTCGTCGAGCCTGGGTTGATCGAGACGGGGTTCGGCGACGTGGTCGCCGATGGTCTGCTCAAGCGATCGGGCAACGGCGCGTATGCGAAGCTGACGCACGCGGTCGCCAAAGCGACAAAGGACGCCTATGGGCAAGGGCGCGGCACCGATCCGAGCGTCATCGCAGGTATCGTGTCCAAGGCGGTTGCGGCAAAGCAGCCGCGCACCCGCTACGTCGCCGGCAAGTACGCCAAGCCGATGATCCTGATCCGAAGCTGGCTTGGCGACCGCTTGTTCGATCGCATGATCATGAGCCAGATGCGATAG
- a CDS encoding AraC family transcriptional regulator — protein MSGARADRCKVPQAFWLTIERIGLPPAALLRQARLPGALHLNRQGFVTTAQYFALWRALEDLVPEPGIGIKLVEAANTAVLPPSNLAAFHARNYRDGLDRIARFKRLCTPEQLHFTEENGEFTMTTEWLYATELEPAVATDVTFASLVELGRRGTGQCLTPRRVQFVRPDPKVDIHRAYFGCPVRYGASHNVLTLKSADLDRPFPGHNPELLEMLTPALASALGELDAHSSIREQVKIVLKRSLASGRPELPDVARELGMSERTLQRRITDDGGSFRGILIEARQELGRQLLADPSADIEEVACLLGYQDTSSFYRAFRGWEGVTPNRWRELNSNGPAV, from the coding sequence ATGAGCGGAGCCCGGGCAGACCGCTGTAAAGTCCCGCAAGCCTTCTGGCTTACGATCGAGCGTATCGGGCTGCCGCCGGCCGCGCTGCTGCGGCAAGCCCGTCTCCCCGGAGCCTTGCACCTGAATCGGCAGGGATTTGTCACCACGGCGCAGTACTTTGCGCTGTGGCGGGCGCTTGAGGATTTGGTGCCGGAGCCCGGCATCGGCATCAAGTTAGTCGAAGCGGCCAATACGGCGGTGCTTCCGCCATCGAACCTGGCGGCATTTCATGCGCGGAACTATCGCGACGGGCTTGACCGGATCGCCCGCTTCAAGCGGTTGTGCACGCCTGAGCAGTTGCACTTTACCGAGGAGAATGGCGAGTTCACGATGACGACCGAGTGGTTATACGCGACAGAACTGGAGCCTGCTGTCGCAACGGATGTGACCTTCGCCTCTTTGGTTGAGCTTGGGCGCAGAGGCACAGGGCAGTGCCTAACGCCTCGTCGCGTGCAGTTCGTACGTCCTGACCCGAAGGTCGACATCCATCGAGCCTATTTTGGTTGCCCGGTCCGCTACGGCGCTTCCCACAATGTGCTGACCCTGAAGTCAGCTGACTTGGATCGTCCTTTCCCAGGCCACAATCCGGAGCTCCTTGAAATGCTCACGCCAGCGCTGGCCTCAGCGCTTGGCGAACTCGATGCGCATAGCTCGATCCGGGAGCAGGTCAAGATCGTTCTCAAGCGGAGCCTGGCGAGCGGCCGACCGGAGCTGCCAGACGTGGCACGCGAACTCGGAATGAGCGAGCGTACGCTACAACGTCGCATCACCGATGACGGTGGATCCTTCCGAGGCATCCTGATTGAAGCGCGACAAGAGCTCGGGCGGCAATTGTTGGCCGATCCGTCCGCTGACATCGAGGAGGTGGCGTGTCTGCTGGGCTATCAGGATACGAGCTCGTTTTATCGAGCTTTCAGAGGCTGGGAGGGTGTGACACCCAACCGGTGGCGGGAGCTCAACAGCAATGGGCCGGCGGTGTGA
- a CDS encoding N-acyl homoserine lactonase family protein: MLKFLRIAAQLALASVVILAAGCGSLPTRQTSGVERLYILNCGEGVAGDISRWSPGVNVGKPMAFADNCYLIKHTQGWLLWDTGVDDAIAALPDGQAPADPKAIHWRRPKTLASQLAQLGVKPADIHYVAISHTHPDHIGNVEMFPQAMLLVQKAEYEWPGANHAPRFKPDHPVTELEGDKDVFGDGSVMLISTPGHTPGHQSLLVKLPKTGALVLSGDAVHFQSNWDNRRVPSINFDQDKTRASMQRIADLLVREKAQLWINHDKAQRDTLKMAPAYYE; encoded by the coding sequence ATGCTGAAATTTCTGCGCATCGCCGCTCAACTTGCGCTCGCGTCGGTTGTCATCCTGGCCGCGGGGTGCGGCAGCCTACCCACACGGCAGACGAGCGGTGTCGAGCGTCTCTACATCCTCAACTGCGGCGAAGGCGTCGCCGGTGACATCTCGCGCTGGTCACCAGGCGTGAATGTCGGCAAACCGATGGCATTTGCCGACAATTGCTACCTGATCAAGCACACGCAAGGCTGGCTCCTGTGGGATACGGGCGTAGACGATGCCATCGCCGCCCTGCCGGATGGGCAGGCCCCGGCGGATCCGAAGGCGATCCACTGGCGTCGGCCGAAAACGCTGGCGAGCCAGTTGGCACAACTCGGCGTCAAGCCCGCTGACATCCACTATGTCGCGATCTCTCACACCCACCCCGACCACATCGGCAACGTCGAGATGTTCCCGCAAGCGATGCTGCTGGTGCAGAAGGCTGAGTACGAATGGCCCGGCGCCAACCATGCGCCGCGCTTCAAGCCCGACCATCCGGTCACCGAGCTCGAAGGCGACAAGGATGTGTTTGGCGACGGCAGCGTCATGCTCATCTCGACACCCGGCCACACGCCCGGCCATCAATCGCTGCTGGTCAAGCTGCCGAAGACGGGGGCGCTCGTGCTGTCGGGCGATGCCGTCCACTTCCAGAGCAACTGGGACAATCGCCGCGTGCCCTCCATCAACTTCGACCAGGACAAGACGCGTGCCTCGATGCAGCGCATCGCCGATCTGCTGGTACGGGAAAAAGCGCAGCTCTGGATCAACCACGACAAAGCGCAGCGCGACACGCTGAAGATGGCGCCGGCGTATTACGAGTGA
- a CDS encoding VOC family protein, which translates to MSRKNTICLWYDGGAVDAATFYAEILPDSAVGAVLRAPGDYPDGKQGDVLTVEFTVAGIPCLGLNGGPHFKHNEAFSFQIATDDQAETDRLWNAIVGNGGQESACGWCKDRWGISWQITPRALTAAICDPDRAAAKRAFDAMMTMKKIDIATIEAARLGRDRSPS; encoded by the coding sequence ATGAGCCGCAAGAACACGATCTGCCTGTGGTACGACGGCGGCGCTGTCGACGCCGCCACCTTCTACGCCGAGATCCTCCCCGACAGCGCTGTCGGTGCGGTCCTCCGCGCGCCGGGCGACTATCCGGACGGCAAGCAGGGCGATGTCTTGACGGTCGAGTTCACCGTTGCCGGCATTCCCTGCCTCGGGCTGAACGGCGGCCCGCATTTCAAGCACAACGAGGCTTTCTCGTTTCAAATCGCGACGGACGACCAGGCCGAAACCGACCGCCTGTGGAATGCGATCGTCGGCAATGGCGGCCAGGAAAGCGCATGCGGCTGGTGCAAGGACCGCTGGGGCATCTCGTGGCAGATCACCCCGCGCGCCCTCACTGCGGCGATATGCGACCCCGATCGCGCGGCAGCCAAGCGCGCATTCGACGCGATGATGACGATGAAAAAGATCGATATCGCCACGATCGAGGCAGCGCGGCTGGGCCGAGACCGATCCCCGAGCTGA
- a CDS encoding chemotaxis protein: MSQQEVDERTNLTNNNRFELLLFRLGESQRSQRELFGINVFKVREIMVMPPVTHVADAGAHILGAVNVRGQIIPVIDLASVIGCKNGNANILLITEYARSTQGFAVEEVDEIVRLEWSQIFPAEASVGSANITSLARLDGSADNSRLAQVIDVEQILVDVFPTRRADLAPDSDGRAIKLPPGAKLLVADDSGLARSLIANGLEAMGAPFVMTKSGQEAWDTLQNIARDAAREGKTVRDKIALVLTDLEMPEMDGFTLTRKIKSEPAFQSIPVVIHSSLSGSANEDHVRRVGANGYVAKFEANELAQAIVSALG, from the coding sequence ATGTCGCAGCAGGAAGTTGATGAACGGACCAATCTGACGAACAACAATCGCTTCGAGCTGCTGCTGTTTCGCCTGGGCGAATCGCAGCGCAGCCAGCGGGAACTGTTCGGCATCAACGTGTTCAAGGTGCGCGAGATCATGGTCATGCCGCCGGTGACGCATGTGGCGGATGCCGGCGCCCACATCCTGGGGGCGGTGAATGTGCGCGGCCAGATCATCCCGGTGATCGACCTGGCCAGCGTGATCGGCTGCAAGAACGGCAATGCCAACATCCTGCTGATCACCGAATACGCGCGCAGCACGCAGGGCTTTGCGGTGGAAGAGGTGGACGAGATCGTGCGCTTGGAATGGAGCCAGATCTTTCCCGCCGAGGCGAGCGTGGGCAGCGCCAACATCACCAGCCTCGCGCGCCTGGACGGCAGTGCCGACAATTCGCGCCTGGCGCAGGTGATCGACGTCGAGCAGATCCTGGTGGATGTGTTCCCGACCCGCCGCGCCGACCTGGCGCCCGACAGCGACGGCCGCGCCATCAAGCTGCCGCCGGGCGCCAAGCTGCTGGTGGCCGACGATTCCGGCCTGGCCCGTTCGCTGATCGCCAACGGCCTGGAGGCGATGGGGGCGCCGTTTGTGATGACCAAGAGCGGCCAGGAAGCCTGGGACACGCTGCAGAACATCGCCCGCGACGCCGCGCGCGAGGGCAAGACCGTGCGCGACAAGATCGCGCTGGTGCTGACCGACCTGGAAATGCCCGAGATGGACGGCTTCACGCTCACGCGCAAGATCAAGTCCGAGCCGGCGTTCCAGTCGATTCCGGTGGTGATCCATTCCTCGCTGTCGGGTTCGGCCAACGAAGACCACGTGCGTCGCGTGGGCGCCAACGGCTACGTCGCCAAGTTCGAGGCGAACGAGCTGGCCCAGGCGATCGTCTCGGCGCTGGGCTGA
- a CDS encoding TetR/AcrR family transcriptional regulator, protein MTQQHARPPARTTYRHGDLRRALLDAGIALARAGGPDAIVLREATRRAGVVPNAAYRHFAGRHDLLQAVRASALAALARAMEAELARIDPAQPEAEQARAALRAVGVGYLRFAQQETGLFRTAFAVPDEVEHDADPDKAGDSGLNPFQLLGAALDRMTAAGVLPAEHRPGAEYLAWSAVHGLALLIIDGPLRGRPPEQTGAIALRVVEMVENGL, encoded by the coding sequence ATGACCCAGCAGCACGCCCGTCCGCCCGCGCGGACCACCTACCGGCACGGCGACCTGCGCCGCGCGCTACTCGATGCCGGCATTGCCCTGGCGCGGGCCGGCGGCCCCGATGCGATCGTGCTGCGCGAAGCCACGCGGCGCGCCGGCGTGGTACCGAATGCCGCCTACCGGCACTTTGCCGGGCGCCACGACCTGCTGCAGGCGGTGCGCGCCTCGGCCCTCGCGGCACTGGCCCGCGCGATGGAGGCCGAACTGGCGCGGATCGACCCCGCCCAGCCCGAAGCCGAGCAGGCGCGCGCGGCGCTGCGCGCGGTCGGCGTGGGCTATCTGCGCTTTGCGCAACAGGAGACCGGCCTGTTCCGCACCGCATTTGCCGTGCCCGACGAAGTCGAGCACGACGCGGATCCGGACAAGGCCGGCGACAGTGGACTCAATCCGTTCCAGTTGCTGGGCGCCGCGCTCGATCGCATGACGGCGGCCGGCGTCCTGCCCGCCGAGCATCGCCCGGGGGCTGAATACCTGGCCTGGTCCGCCGTGCACGGCCTGGCGCTGCTGATCATCGACGGACCGCTGCGCGGCCGGCCGCCGGAGCAGACCGGCGCCATCGCCCTGCGCGTGGTGGAAATGGTGGAGAACGGCCTATAG
- a CDS encoding VOC family protein has translation MLVQPYLFFEGRCEEALEFYKKTLGAKVDMLMRYKDAPPGAEPKAEQCGGVVPPGDKVMHAAFRIGDTLVMASDGMASGKAEFKGFSLSVDVADEADAERTFKALGDGGQVSMPLAETFFAKRFGMLVDRFGVMWMVIAPKPM, from the coding sequence ATGCTAGTCCAACCCTATCTGTTCTTCGAAGGCCGCTGCGAAGAGGCGCTGGAGTTCTACAAGAAGACGCTCGGCGCGAAGGTCGACATGCTGATGCGCTACAAGGACGCGCCCCCGGGTGCCGAGCCGAAGGCCGAGCAGTGCGGCGGCGTGGTGCCGCCGGGCGACAAGGTCATGCACGCCGCCTTCCGCATCGGCGATACCCTGGTGATGGCATCCGACGGCATGGCTTCGGGCAAGGCCGAGTTCAAGGGCTTCTCGTTGTCCGTCGACGTGGCGGACGAGGCCGATGCCGAGCGCACCTTCAAGGCGCTCGGCGACGGCGGCCAGGTGTCGATGCCGCTGGCGGAGACCTTCTTCGCCAAACGGTTCGGCATGCTGGTCGACCGGTTCGGCGTGATGTGGATGGTGATTGCGCCCAAGCCGATGTGA
- a CDS encoding S8 family peptidase, with the protein MAQANASPSKPNGSPLPNIDGIPSGLPPKAKAEGNTAKLDGALIRLRQNTGTLHARSASGIESPAATRPGSCVNVDIAVQADARQTAAQLERLGLQDTAVYGNYISGCLPVANIDEAAAIAQIRRISKVARSTHSGVVQGQGDYAQLSRSLRQAVKNLGQELTGKGITVGVLSDSFNCNSERNQDARYVAKNGHQDAMEDDIARGELPGNGRIRILKELRDCSDGGDEGRGMAEIIHDVAPGADIAFYTAFGGQADFAQGIEALALPKNQSTARGVPGGGAQIIVDDVEYFEEPAFQSGIIGVAIDNVVRNRGVAYFSAAGNGNADASPVSYVNNTARFADQPTDPNGTGTPGRPLNFDQSGASQVYALPVRALRQIEDTPFWRFRVQLYWDRPFDNSASSLQVCLADKNGKPFKVVVDGEPYPSCTDASVIGQQAIAWGTLLGTAAEATLQVRLLDGAAPRRLRLHTSRTVIGQFGTADAAIYGHRLSPNSLTTGAANYLATPMCDPTLKTAQLESFSSHGGGLVLFDNDGRALARPVLDGKPDIVGPDGASSVFFGRQAKDGDRGFGVYNLNCRYYPAYPYQFLGTSAAAPHLAAVAALMRQAVPRATPAQLYDALRKTATDMGPPGRDNATGPGFVQPERALRELIRQAFGQSGAFPSGQ; encoded by the coding sequence ATGGCCCAGGCCAATGCATCACCATCGAAACCGAACGGCTCGCCGCTCCCCAATATCGACGGCATACCATCGGGCCTGCCGCCCAAAGCAAAGGCTGAAGGCAACACCGCCAAGCTCGATGGGGCGTTGATCCGCCTGCGGCAGAACACCGGCACACTGCACGCGAGGTCCGCTTCCGGCATCGAGAGCCCGGCGGCAACCCGCCCCGGCAGTTGCGTCAACGTCGACATCGCCGTGCAAGCGGACGCCCGGCAAACGGCCGCCCAACTGGAGCGCCTGGGCCTGCAGGACACCGCGGTGTACGGGAACTACATCAGCGGTTGCCTGCCCGTCGCGAACATCGACGAGGCCGCGGCCATTGCGCAAATCCGGCGGATCAGCAAGGTGGCGAGGTCCACGCATTCCGGCGTGGTCCAGGGACAGGGCGATTACGCCCAACTGAGCCGCTCGCTGCGGCAAGCGGTCAAGAACCTCGGTCAAGAACTGACCGGGAAAGGCATCACCGTCGGCGTGCTTTCCGATTCGTTCAACTGCAATAGCGAGCGCAATCAGGATGCACGCTACGTTGCGAAGAACGGCCACCAGGACGCAATGGAAGACGACATCGCCCGGGGCGAGCTGCCCGGCAACGGCCGCATCCGGATCCTGAAGGAACTGCGCGACTGCAGCGACGGTGGGGACGAAGGCCGCGGCATGGCGGAGATCATCCACGACGTGGCCCCCGGTGCGGACATTGCGTTCTACACCGCGTTCGGCGGGCAGGCCGACTTCGCGCAGGGCATCGAAGCGCTGGCGTTGCCGAAGAACCAGTCCACCGCCCGGGGCGTGCCCGGCGGTGGCGCGCAAATCATCGTCGATGACGTCGAGTATTTCGAGGAGCCCGCGTTCCAGTCCGGCATCATCGGCGTGGCGATCGACAATGTGGTCAGGAATCGCGGGGTCGCGTACTTCTCTGCCGCCGGCAACGGCAACGCGGATGCGTCCCCCGTCTCTTACGTCAACAATACCGCGCGCTTCGCCGACCAGCCGACCGATCCGAACGGCACGGGCACGCCCGGACGTCCGCTGAACTTCGACCAGTCCGGGGCAAGTCAGGTGTACGCGCTTCCGGTGCGGGCGCTGCGTCAGATTGAGGACACGCCGTTCTGGAGGTTCCGGGTCCAGCTCTACTGGGATCGGCCATTCGACAACAGCGCCAGCTCGCTCCAGGTCTGCCTGGCCGACAAGAACGGCAAGCCGTTCAAGGTCGTGGTCGACGGCGAGCCCTACCCCAGTTGCACCGACGCATCGGTGATCGGCCAGCAGGCCATTGCGTGGGGGACGCTGCTGGGCACCGCGGCGGAAGCCACGTTGCAGGTCCGGTTGCTGGATGGCGCTGCGCCACGGCGGCTTCGTCTGCATACCAGTCGGACCGTCATCGGCCAGTTTGGTACGGCGGACGCTGCCATCTACGGGCATCGCTTGTCGCCCAACTCGCTCACAACCGGCGCCGCCAACTACCTGGCGACGCCGATGTGCGATCCGACGCTCAAGACCGCGCAGCTGGAGAGCTTCTCCTCGCACGGCGGTGGCCTGGTGCTGTTCGACAATGACGGCCGCGCGCTGGCTCGCCCGGTGCTCGACGGCAAGCCGGATATCGTCGGCCCGGATGGTGCAAGCTCCGTGTTTTTCGGCCGCCAGGCCAAGGACGGGGATCGGGGCTTCGGCGTCTACAACCTGAACTGCCGCTACTATCCCGCGTACCCCTATCAGTTCCTCGGCACCTCGGCCGCGGCGCCGCACCTGGCCGCCGTGGCGGCATTGATGCGCCAGGCGGTGCCACGGGCCACGCCGGCGCAGCTCTATGACGCCTTGCGCAAAACGGCCACGGACATGGGCCCGCCCGGCCGCGACAACGCCACCGGCCCCGGCTTCGTCCAGCCCGAACGCGCACTGCGTGAACTGATCCGGCAGGCATTCGGGCAGTCTGGCGCCTTCCCATCGGGACAATGA
- the paaA gene encoding 1,2-phenylacetyl-CoA epoxidase subunit PaaA has translation MYTQSLDLPGGVPTEQEPAVSQDESALQARFDARIAADHKIEPQDWMPAPYRKTLLRQISQHAHSEVVGMLPEGNWISRAPSLKRKAILLAKVQDEAGHGLYLYAAAETLGSARDEMIDALHAGRAKYSSIFNYPTLSWADVGVIGWLVDGAAIMNQVPLCRCSYGPYARAMIRICKEESFHQRQGFESLLTMMRGTQAQRDMVQDAVNRWWFPVLMMFGPPDSASPNSAQTMAWGIKRISNDDLRQRFIDATVEQARVLGVTLPDPGLRWNAERGHYDGSPLDWTEFKRVLDGHGPCNRERLATRKRAHDEGEWVREAALAHARKRAAHSATPAAPTEQAA, from the coding sequence ATGTACACCCAGAGCCTGGACCTTCCCGGCGGCGTGCCCACCGAGCAGGAGCCGGCCGTCAGCCAGGACGAGTCCGCGCTGCAGGCGCGCTTCGATGCCCGCATCGCGGCCGACCACAAGATCGAGCCTCAGGACTGGATGCCCGCGCCGTACCGCAAGACGCTGCTGCGGCAGATTTCGCAGCACGCGCATTCCGAGGTGGTGGGCATGCTGCCCGAGGGCAACTGGATCAGCCGGGCGCCGTCGCTCAAGCGCAAGGCGATCCTGCTGGCCAAGGTGCAGGACGAGGCCGGCCATGGCCTCTACCTCTATGCCGCGGCGGAGACGCTCGGCAGCGCGCGCGACGAGATGATCGATGCGCTGCACGCGGGGCGCGCCAAGTATTCGTCCATCTTCAACTACCCGACGCTGTCGTGGGCGGACGTGGGCGTGATCGGCTGGCTGGTCGACGGCGCGGCCATCATGAACCAGGTGCCGCTGTGCCGGTGCTCGTACGGACCATATGCGCGCGCCATGATCCGCATCTGCAAGGAAGAGTCGTTCCACCAGCGCCAGGGCTTCGAGTCGCTGCTGACCATGATGCGCGGCACCCAGGCCCAGCGCGACATGGTGCAGGACGCCGTCAACCGATGGTGGTTCCCGGTGCTGATGATGTTCGGCCCGCCCGACAGCGCCTCGCCCAACAGCGCGCAGACCATGGCGTGGGGCATCAAGCGCATTTCCAACGACGACCTGCGCCAGCGCTTCATCGACGCCACCGTCGAGCAGGCGCGCGTGCTGGGCGTGACGTTGCCCGACCCCGGCCTGCGGTGGAACGCCGAGCGCGGCCACTATGATGGCTCGCCGCTGGATTGGACCGAGTTCAAGCGCGTGCTGGACGGCCACGGACCGTGCAACCGCGAACGCCTGGCCACGCGCAAGCGTGCGCACGACGAGGGGGAATGGGTGCGCGAAGCCGCGCTCGCCCATGCCCGCAAGCGCGCGGCGCACAGCGCCACACCGGCCGCGCCGACCGAACAAGCCGCCTGA
- the paaB gene encoding 1,2-phenylacetyl-CoA epoxidase subunit PaaB, whose product MDRHEWPLWEVFIRSRQGLEHKHCGSLHAADARQALQMARDVYTRRQEGISIWVVPSAAITASEPDDKPMLFDPMADKIYRHPTFYRLPDEINHM is encoded by the coding sequence ATGGATCGACACGAATGGCCGCTGTGGGAGGTGTTCATCCGCAGCAGGCAGGGCCTGGAGCACAAGCACTGCGGCAGCCTGCACGCGGCCGATGCCAGGCAGGCGCTGCAGATGGCGCGCGACGTCTACACGCGCCGACAGGAGGGCATCTCGATCTGGGTCGTGCCGTCGGCCGCCATCACCGCCAGCGAACCCGACGACAAGCCGATGCTGTTCGACCCGATGGCCGACAAGATCTACCGGCACCCGACGTTCTATCGGCTGCCGGACGAAATCAACCACATGTGA
- the paaC gene encoding 1,2-phenylacetyl-CoA epoxidase subunit PaaC, protein MQSTNDAHLRYVLRLADSALILGQRNAEWTGHGPVLEEDIALSNLSLDLIGQARLLYTHAGRLEGKLTGMPRSEDDYAYWRDEPAFRNYTLLELPHAGPLCGTAAGSRDYAVTIVRHFLYAALMVPLWEALAASADAELAAIAAKSVKEMRYHLAHTRDWLVRFGDGTAQSHARAQAALDWLMPYTNEFFAADAVEEAVVEAGIGVRPAQVRGAWEATVRDTLDEATLTWPDAGPYVSTGKHGIHSEHMGYLLAEMQGLARQFPGATW, encoded by the coding sequence ATGCAGTCCACCAACGACGCCCACCTGCGCTACGTGCTGCGGCTGGCCGACAGCGCGCTCATCCTCGGCCAGCGCAACGCCGAATGGACCGGCCACGGCCCCGTGCTGGAAGAGGACATCGCGCTGTCCAACCTGAGCCTGGACCTGATCGGCCAGGCCCGGCTGCTCTACACGCACGCCGGCCGGCTCGAAGGCAAGTTGACCGGCATGCCGCGCAGCGAGGACGACTACGCTTACTGGCGCGACGAGCCCGCCTTCCGCAATTACACGCTGCTGGAATTGCCGCACGCCGGTCCGCTGTGCGGCACGGCCGCCGGCAGCCGCGACTATGCCGTCACCATCGTGCGCCACTTCCTCTATGCCGCGCTGATGGTGCCGCTGTGGGAAGCGCTGGCCGCATCCGCCGATGCGGAGCTGGCGGCCATCGCCGCCAAGTCGGTCAAGGAGATGCGCTACCACCTCGCCCACACGCGCGACTGGCTGGTGCGCTTCGGCGACGGCACCGCGCAATCGCACGCCCGCGCGCAGGCCGCGCTCGACTGGCTGATGCCTTACACCAACGAGTTCTTCGCAGCCGACGCGGTCGAGGAGGCCGTGGTCGAGGCCGGCATCGGCGTGCGTCCGGCCCAGGTGCGCGGCGCCTGGGAAGCCACCGTGCGCGACACGCTCGACGAGGCCACGCTGACGTGGCCGGATGCCGGCCCCTATGTCAGCACCGGCAAGCACGGCATCCATTCCGAACACATGGGCTACCTGCTGGCGGAAATGCAGGGCCTGGCCCGCCAGTTCCCGGGGGCGACATGGTAG
- the paaD gene encoding 1,2-phenylacetyl-CoA epoxidase subunit PaaD → MVAGHALSVRADAQADAARLARARAALDTVTDPEIPVVSIAELGILRDVRIDAAGTLAVTITPTYSGCPAMDQIADDVTRALRGADVGAFRVQTVLSPAWTTDWISMEGRRKLHHFGIAPPAHVVGAGGVRPIRLVRPAEADRVACPQCGSLDTVLVSAFGSTACKALYRCRACREPFDYFKPY, encoded by the coding sequence ATGGTAGCGGGGCACGCGCTTTCCGTCCGGGCCGATGCGCAGGCGGACGCCGCCAGGCTGGCGCGCGCACGGGCCGCGCTCGATACGGTGACGGACCCGGAGATCCCCGTGGTCTCCATCGCCGAGCTGGGTATCCTGCGCGACGTGCGCATCGACGCGGCCGGCACGCTGGCGGTGACCATCACGCCCACGTATTCCGGCTGCCCGGCCATGGACCAGATCGCCGATGACGTGACCCGCGCGCTGCGGGGCGCCGACGTGGGCGCATTCCGCGTGCAGACCGTGCTGTCGCCGGCCTGGACGACGGACTGGATCAGCATGGAGGGCCGGCGCAAGCTGCATCACTTCGGCATTGCGCCGCCGGCCCACGTGGTCGGGGCGGGGGGCGTGCGCCCGATCCGGCTGGTGCGGCCCGCGGAGGCGGACCGGGTAGCCTGCCCACAGTGCGGGTCGCTCGATACGGTGCTGGTCTCCGCCTTCGGCTCGACCGCGTGCAAGGCGCTTTACCGCTGCCGCGCGTGCCGCGAACCGTTCGACTACTTCAAGCCGTACTGA